In the Chitinophagales bacterium genome, one interval contains:
- a CDS encoding response regulator transcription factor, translated as MKFILESQFTNFTIDEAENCRELYFRLGQQSYTHLILDLQLQDCNVMNIFPNLKAQYPDLLILIYSMSPEEIFGKRLLQMGAAGFLSKQSSESEVIRALNLFLLGRTFTSDKLKDQLQQESAKGNDSQHPFDNLSEREMVVLNNLLIGKGVKEIAGQLNIKSTTVATYKARIFDKIGVNNLIELQNIARIYHFQG; from the coding sequence ATGAAATTCATTTTGGAATCACAGTTCACCAATTTCACCATTGATGAAGCGGAGAACTGCAGGGAGTTATATTTCCGTCTCGGGCAGCAATCATATACACATCTGATCCTCGACCTCCAGCTGCAGGACTGTAATGTCATGAATATTTTTCCGAACCTGAAAGCACAGTATCCGGATTTACTGATTCTCATCTATTCTATGAGCCCGGAAGAGATTTTTGGCAAACGCCTGTTGCAGATGGGTGCTGCCGGATTCCTGAGCAAGCAAAGCAGTGAAAGCGAGGTAATCAGAGCACTTAATCTTTTCCTGCTCGGGCGAACATTTACCAGTGATAAGCTGAAAGATCAGCTGCAACAGGAATCTGCCAAAGGCAATGACAGCCAGCATCCTTTCGATAATCTTTCAGAAAGGGAAATGGTAGTACTGAATAACCTGCTAATCGGCAAAGGCGTGAAGGAGATTGCCGGGCAATTGAATATCAAATCAACAACCGTGGCAACGTATAAAGCCAGGATCTTTGATAAGATCGGAGTGAATAATTTAATTGAATTACAGAATATAGCCCGCATCTATCATTTCCAGGGCTGA
- the pdeM gene encoding ligase-associated DNA damage response endonuclease PdeM — protein sequence MTIQSAGAVFNTVAGEELLLLPEKAVFWKRRRCLLVADLHLGKSGHFRKAGIPVSSLVHHDDLNRLSAMIKQCNAATVYLLGDLFHSFHNQEWQHFLEWRQQHDTVEIHLVKGNHDLLHDHFITDGNIILHQESLLVPPFLLTHQPVDTAGNEHYQLHGHLHPAVRLNGKGLQSARFPCFCFGKAAGVLPAFGGFTGHSIVQPSAQDAVFIIYDNRVKQVLR from the coding sequence ATGACCATACAATCAGCCGGTGCTGTATTCAACACGGTCGCAGGTGAAGAACTGCTGCTGCTGCCTGAAAAAGCTGTTTTCTGGAAGCGTCGGCGCTGCCTGCTGGTGGCCGATCTTCACCTGGGTAAAAGCGGCCATTTCAGAAAAGCGGGCATTCCTGTTTCTTCCCTGGTGCATCACGATGATCTGAACAGGTTATCTGCCATGATAAAGCAATGTAATGCCGCCACGGTATATCTGCTGGGCGATTTGTTTCACAGCTTCCATAACCAGGAATGGCAGCACTTCCTGGAATGGCGCCAACAGCACGATACAGTGGAGATACACCTGGTGAAGGGCAATCACGACCTGTTGCATGATCATTTCATCACGGATGGAAACATTATCCTCCACCAGGAATCATTGCTGGTGCCGCCGTTTTTACTCACCCATCAGCCTGTTGACACGGCTGGCAATGAACATTACCAGTTGCATGGTCATCTTCATCCTGCCGTGCGCTTAAACGGAAAAGGGCTGCAGTCGGCACGTTTTCCCTGCTTCTGTTTCGGTAAAGCTGCGGGTGTGCTCCCAGCCTTCGGCGGTTTCACCGGACATAGTATCGTGCAGCCTTCTGCACAGGATGCCGTATTTATTATTTATGATAATAGGGTGAAACAGGTACTTAGATAA
- a CDS encoding ligase-associated DNA damage response DEXH box helicase — protein sequence MSALQKVEDWFHQKGWKPFPFQYEVWEKYAAGYSGLLNAPTGSGKTFALWMPAIMEYMQNESRPKGLQLLWITPLKALAKDIHLAVQEATKELGVSWKVELRTGDVSAARKKKQLEKLPHALITTPESLHLLLTMGESGKLFSGLQVIIADEWHELFGSKRGVLVELALSRIKSIRPALRIWGISATIGNLQQSMEVLLGNSSGGRQCKVVAENRKRINIKSVIPGEIERLPWAGHLGIRLLPEILDIINKSRSTLLFTNTRGQAEIWYQQLLNYAPELAGTMAIHHGSLSKEVRAWVENALHNDRLKVVVCTSSLDLGVDFTPVETVIQVGSPKGVARFLQRAGRSGHQPDAESNIYFVPTHSLELIEGAALKEAVEKNMVEDRIPYIKPYDVLIQYLVTLATGDGFRQEEIFSEIKTTFAFADVTEDEWDWMLQFITTGGSSLENYREFSKVVEADGIFKVYDKKVALRHRLSVGTIVSDTSMSIRYLTGGNIGTIEEYFISRLNPGDVFWFAGKCLSLVQVRGSTAYVRKVKATKGQIPSWQGGRMPLSSQLSAMIRKKISEAKNHTEQEIEVRVLKSLLDLQEERSLLPSLTEFLLEKLETDEGYHCFFFPFEGRLVHEGMAALFAYRIALLKPISFSIAMNDYGFELLSDEPIPLEEAIAQDLFSTDNLLAYMQASVNATEMAMRRFREVARIAGLIFSGFPGRQEKERHLQSSTSLLFKVFSEYDPKNLLLRQCYQEVMDFQLEEVRLRSALQRIHSQKAVIRYTAKPTPFAFPIMVDRMREKLSSEKLEARVRKMQLYFESETKPKPKPSRSTAALRRQS from the coding sequence ATGTCTGCTCTTCAAAAAGTGGAAGACTGGTTCCATCAAAAAGGATGGAAGCCGTTTCCTTTTCAATATGAGGTTTGGGAAAAATATGCAGCCGGCTATTCAGGATTGCTGAATGCACCTACCGGCAGCGGAAAGACCTTTGCGCTATGGATGCCGGCCATTATGGAGTATATGCAAAATGAATCCCGGCCAAAGGGATTGCAGCTGCTCTGGATCACCCCATTGAAAGCGCTGGCCAAGGATATTCATCTTGCCGTGCAGGAAGCCACGAAAGAGCTGGGGGTAAGCTGGAAGGTAGAGTTAAGGACTGGCGATGTCTCTGCTGCCCGTAAGAAGAAGCAACTTGAAAAATTACCGCATGCACTTATCACTACTCCTGAAAGCCTTCATCTGCTGTTGACAATGGGTGAATCGGGGAAATTGTTTTCCGGCCTTCAGGTTATTATAGCCGATGAATGGCATGAGTTATTCGGATCGAAGCGTGGCGTGCTGGTGGAACTGGCATTATCAAGAATAAAAAGTATCAGGCCCGCATTAAGAATCTGGGGCATCTCGGCTACCATCGGCAACCTGCAGCAATCCATGGAGGTGTTGCTCGGCAATAGTTCCGGGGGCAGGCAATGTAAAGTGGTGGCGGAGAACCGGAAGAGGATTAATATAAAGTCGGTTATTCCCGGCGAGATAGAACGATTGCCATGGGCAGGTCATTTAGGTATCAGGCTGCTGCCGGAAATTCTTGACATCATCAACAAAAGCCGTTCAACCCTGCTGTTCACCAACACAAGAGGGCAGGCGGAAATTTGGTATCAGCAGCTGCTGAATTATGCACCGGAACTTGCCGGGACAATGGCAATTCATCACGGATCACTGAGTAAGGAGGTAAGGGCCTGGGTGGAAAATGCTTTGCATAATGACCGCCTGAAAGTAGTAGTGTGTACTTCCTCGCTCGACCTTGGTGTGGATTTCACGCCGGTGGAAACAGTGATACAGGTCGGAAGCCCGAAAGGTGTGGCACGCTTCTTACAACGCGCAGGCAGAAGTGGCCATCAGCCGGATGCGGAGAGCAATATCTATTTTGTGCCTACTCATTCTCTCGAGTTGATAGAAGGCGCCGCGCTAAAGGAAGCAGTAGAAAAAAATATGGTGGAAGACAGGATCCCGTATATCAAACCATATGATGTGCTGATTCAATATTTAGTAACGCTGGCGACAGGCGACGGATTCAGGCAGGAAGAAATATTCAGCGAGATAAAAACCACCTTTGCTTTTGCTGATGTAACAGAAGACGAATGGGACTGGATGCTGCAGTTCATCACCACCGGCGGATCAAGCCTTGAAAATTACCGGGAGTTTTCAAAGGTGGTGGAAGCTGATGGCATCTTCAAAGTGTATGATAAAAAGGTTGCGCTGCGCCACCGCCTTTCAGTTGGCACTATTGTGTCGGATACCAGTATGTCTATCCGGTATCTTACCGGCGGCAACATCGGAACAATAGAAGAGTACTTCATCTCGCGCCTCAATCCCGGCGATGTGTTTTGGTTTGCCGGAAAATGTTTGTCTTTGGTGCAGGTGCGCGGCAGCACCGCCTACGTCAGGAAAGTGAAAGCCACCAAAGGTCAGATTCCTTCCTGGCAGGGTGGCAGAATGCCGCTGTCGTCGCAGCTTTCTGCCATGATCCGGAAGAAAATCAGCGAAGCAAAAAATCATACGGAACAGGAAATAGAAGTGCGTGTTTTGAAGTCATTGCTGGATTTGCAGGAAGAACGTTCATTACTGCCTTCGCTTACCGAATTTTTGCTGGAGAAGCTGGAAACCGACGAAGGATACCATTGTTTCTTTTTTCCTTTTGAAGGAAGACTGGTGCATGAAGGAATGGCGGCTTTGTTTGCTTATCGTATTGCCTTGCTGAAACCGATTTCTTTTTCCATTGCCATGAATGATTATGGATTTGAATTGCTGTCTGATGAACCCATTCCGCTGGAGGAAGCGATTGCACAGGATTTGTTTTCAACAGACAACCTGCTGGCCTACATGCAGGCAAGCGTGAATGCAACGGAAATGGCGATGCGCCGTTTCCGGGAAGTGGCACGCATTGCAGGATTGATATTCTCCGGCTTTCCCGGCAGGCAGGAAAAGGAGCGGCACCTGCAATCATCAACATCCCTGCTCTTTAAAGTTTTTTCCGAATATGATCCGAAGAATTTATTGTTACGCCAGTGCTACCAGGAAGTGATGGATTTTCAACTGGAAGAGGTGAGGTTGCGCTCGGCGCTGCAACGCATCCATTCCCAAAAAGCCGTGATACGATACACGGCGAAGCCTACGCCATTTGCTTTTCCCATTATGGTGGATCGCATGCGTGAAAAACTTAGCAGCGAAAAACTGGAAGCAAGGGTGAGAAAAATGCAGCTTTATTTTGAATCAGAAACAAAACCTAAACCTAAACCGTCGCGCAGTACGGCAGCTTTGCGCAGGCAATCATGA
- a CDS encoding ATP-dependent DNA ligase, which translates to MQHFTQLISELDQTNSTVEKIMLMKRYFDAVGGADKLWTIALFTGRSPKRPVSITQLRQWAAECSGLPAWLLEESYSQVGDFSETVSLLVPQHYKSADIPLSEWMLRLSRLRKATDEEKKAFITEAWYAMDQQEKFVFNKLMSASFRVGVSKGNLVKALAMHTALPEPFLMHRLMGNWDPAKNSFEELISLNDEEEDASKPYPFCLANALETLPEALGNMDDWQAEWKWDGIRGQLIQRNGSFFLWSRGEELMTEKFPELAIIGNALPDCTVLDGEILPYHEGKPLGFQVLQTRIGRKNITPKVQKDAPVAFMAYDLLECNGDDWREKKLEVRRVQLEKLVEAAALPGLFMVSPLIQFNSWQELAERRKLSRENRSEGIMLKKKDTPYLMGRKKGAWWKWKIDPYTIDAVLIYAQPGSGIRSGLFTDYTFALWDQGKLVPFAKAYSGLTNEEIRAVDRFVKQNTMERFGPVRTVKPILVFELAFEGIALSARHKSGVAVRFPRIHRWRKDKKAEDADELDNLKRMIE; encoded by the coding sequence ATGCAGCATTTCACGCAACTAATATCTGAACTCGATCAGACCAACAGTACCGTTGAGAAGATCATGCTCATGAAACGATACTTTGATGCGGTGGGTGGTGCAGACAAGTTATGGACGATTGCCTTATTTACAGGGAGAAGTCCAAAACGGCCCGTCAGCATTACCCAGCTACGGCAATGGGCTGCTGAATGTTCGGGCCTGCCTGCATGGCTCCTTGAAGAATCATATAGCCAGGTAGGAGATTTTTCTGAAACAGTCTCGCTGCTTGTTCCGCAGCATTATAAGTCCGCCGACATTCCTTTATCGGAATGGATGCTGCGCCTCAGCCGGTTGCGAAAGGCTACAGATGAAGAAAAGAAGGCATTTATCACCGAAGCATGGTATGCCATGGATCAGCAGGAGAAGTTTGTCTTTAACAAGCTGATGTCGGCGTCATTCCGTGTGGGTGTGTCGAAAGGCAACCTGGTCAAAGCGCTTGCCATGCATACTGCTTTGCCGGAACCGTTTCTTATGCACCGCCTGATGGGCAACTGGGATCCTGCAAAGAATTCATTTGAAGAACTGATCAGCTTAAATGATGAAGAAGAAGATGCTTCCAAACCATATCCTTTTTGTCTTGCGAATGCACTGGAAACACTTCCTGAGGCATTAGGCAATATGGATGACTGGCAGGCAGAATGGAAATGGGATGGAATACGCGGGCAACTGATTCAGCGTAATGGCAGTTTTTTCCTGTGGTCGAGAGGAGAAGAACTGATGACGGAGAAGTTTCCGGAACTCGCCATTATCGGTAATGCATTACCGGACTGCACTGTGCTCGACGGGGAAATTCTTCCTTATCATGAAGGCAAGCCACTCGGATTCCAGGTTTTGCAGACGCGCATCGGGAGAAAAAATATCACACCCAAGGTGCAGAAGGATGCACCAGTCGCTTTCATGGCTTATGACCTGCTCGAATGCAACGGCGACGACTGGCGCGAAAAAAAACTGGAGGTAAGGCGTGTTCAGTTGGAAAAGCTGGTGGAGGCCGCTGCTCTTCCCGGTCTGTTTATGGTGTCTCCGCTGATTCAGTTTAACAGCTGGCAGGAATTAGCCGAAAGAAGAAAGCTATCACGTGAAAACAGGAGTGAAGGCATTATGCTTAAGAAAAAGGATACGCCCTATCTCATGGGCAGAAAAAAGGGAGCATGGTGGAAATGGAAGATAGATCCTTACACCATCGACGCCGTATTAATCTATGCGCAACCAGGATCCGGCATACGCTCCGGATTATTCACCGATTATACATTCGCGCTATGGGATCAGGGCAAACTTGTTCCGTTTGCAAAGGCATATTCAGGGCTCACTAACGAGGAGATACGCGCAGTAGATCGTTTCGTAAAACAAAATACAATGGAAAGGTTTGGCCCTGTCAGAACCGTAAAACCTATCCTGGTTTTTGAGCTGGCATTTGAAGGAATCGCACTTTCAGCCCGGCATAAGTCAGGCGTAGCGGTGCGCTTCCCGCGTATTCATCGATGGAGAAAAGATAAGAAGGCTGAAGATGCCGATGAACTGGATAACCTGAAAAGAATGATAGAATAA
- a CDS encoding ligase-associated DNA damage response exonuclease: MSALLQFTDKGIYCEAGDFYIDPVRPVHRAIITHAHSDHAYRGHALYLAHRQSVPVLRQRLGADIRVQSMEYDEKLVHNGVTVSLHPAGHIIGSSQVRVEWKGEVWVAAGDYKIADDGISVPFEPVRCNTFITESTFALPVYRWKTQEKIFGEMEDWWKRNQEQGIASVLLCYALGKAQRILCGIDNTIGPIYAHGAIENVNELLRKGGAPVPEVRLVSSTDKKDAFRNALILATSSVLNTSWLSGMAPYAIGVASGWMQIRGNKRRGAADIGFALSDHADWPGLNDAVKATGATRVFVTHGFTYQFARWLCEQGLDAREAATSYRGDRVEEDVG, translated from the coding sequence ATGTCAGCATTATTGCAATTCACCGATAAAGGCATTTACTGCGAAGCTGGCGATTTTTATATCGATCCGGTAAGGCCTGTTCATCGTGCCATAATAACGCATGCGCACAGTGATCATGCCTATCGCGGACATGCGCTTTATCTCGCACACCGGCAATCGGTGCCGGTGTTGCGGCAGCGGTTGGGAGCCGATATCCGGGTGCAGTCAATGGAATATGATGAAAAGCTGGTACATAACGGAGTAACCGTCTCACTGCATCCTGCAGGGCATATCATCGGATCATCGCAGGTTAGAGTGGAATGGAAAGGTGAGGTGTGGGTGGCTGCCGGCGATTATAAAATTGCAGATGATGGTATTTCTGTTCCTTTTGAACCGGTACGATGCAACACTTTTATCACCGAATCCACTTTCGCACTACCTGTGTATCGCTGGAAAACGCAGGAAAAAATTTTTGGTGAAATGGAAGACTGGTGGAAAAGAAATCAGGAGCAAGGCATTGCCAGCGTCCTTCTTTGTTACGCCTTGGGAAAGGCGCAGCGAATACTGTGTGGCATTGATAATACAATCGGGCCAATCTATGCACATGGAGCAATTGAAAATGTGAATGAGCTGTTGCGCAAAGGCGGTGCACCCGTTCCTGAGGTGCGCCTTGTATCATCCACGGATAAAAAGGATGCTTTTCGTAATGCTTTAATACTGGCTACATCATCTGTGCTAAACACATCCTGGCTCTCCGGGATGGCACCGTATGCAATTGGTGTAGCCTCCGGCTGGATGCAGATTCGTGGTAACAAAAGAAGAGGTGCCGCCGATATTGGCTTCGCATTGAGTGATCATGCCGACTGGCCCGGACTAAACGATGCTGTTAAAGCGACCGGCGCTACGCGTGTTTTTGTGACACATGGTTTCACTTATCAGTTTGCGAGATGGTTATGTGAACAGGGATTGGATGCACGGGAAGCGGCTACATCGTATCGCGGTGACAGGGTGGAGGAAGATGTTGGCTGA
- a CDS encoding SDR family oxidoreductase, with protein sequence MYNQPMLKENSLAGMVIIITGGGTGLGKSMGLYCSQLGAQLVITSRKPDVLQQTAVAIEKETGNKVLPVTCDVRKYDEVELMLKETIAQFGKADALLNNAAGNFVMPTERLSHKAFDVVVDIVLKGTYNCSLSLGKYWIENKLPGNILNIVTTYAFTGSGYVAPSAAAKGGVLALTRSLAAEWARKKIRCNAIAPGPFPTEGAWSRLFPPVVQQYVDPEKRLPLGRYGEHQELANLAAYLLSDYSAYVNGEVVVIDGGEWLHGAGQFTGLENIPDELWDMWEKMRGKKDNG encoded by the coding sequence ATGTACAATCAACCAATGCTTAAAGAAAATTCGCTGGCAGGCATGGTGATCATCATTACCGGCGGCGGCACCGGTTTGGGAAAATCCATGGGACTTTATTGTTCGCAGCTGGGTGCACAGTTGGTGATTACATCCAGAAAACCAGATGTATTGCAACAAACGGCAGTTGCGATAGAAAAAGAAACCGGTAACAAGGTGTTGCCTGTTACCTGCGATGTGCGGAAGTATGATGAAGTGGAATTGATGCTGAAAGAAACTATCGCGCAGTTTGGCAAAGCCGATGCGCTGCTCAACAATGCTGCAGGAAATTTCGTGATGCCTACCGAACGCTTGTCGCACAAAGCATTTGATGTGGTGGTAGATATTGTATTGAAAGGAACATACAACTGTTCACTGTCTTTAGGCAAATACTGGATTGAAAACAAGCTGCCCGGCAATATCTTAAACATTGTAACCACCTATGCTTTTACCGGCTCAGGTTATGTGGCTCCATCGGCTGCCGCGAAAGGCGGTGTACTTGCCCTCACCCGTTCCCTTGCTGCCGAATGGGCCCGTAAAAAAATACGGTGCAATGCCATAGCGCCCGGACCCTTTCCCACCGAAGGTGCCTGGAGCCGGCTCTTTCCGCCGGTAGTGCAGCAGTATGTAGATCCGGAAAAAAGGTTACCACTGGGCAGATATGGCGAACATCAGGAACTTGCCAATCTTGCTGCTTACCTGCTGTCGGATTACTCCGCTTACGTGAATGGTGAGGTAGTGGTAATTGATGGCGGCGAATGGCTGCATGGCGCCGGTCAGTTTACCGGCCTTGAAAATATCCCCGATGAATTGTGGGATATGTGGGAGAAAATGAGAGGGAAAAAGGATAACGGGTAG
- a CDS encoding ABC transporter ATP-binding protein, which yields MGLNAYFYPNDNTLRSGPVLQVNHLTTCFTAGGTALTAVDDISFDICQGETVGMVGESGSGKSATALSLMRLLPVAGEIRAGTVCFNRPGLSAVNLHSLSGNEMRRYRGRDIAMVFQEPMTSLNPVFTCGAQVMEAIRLHLKSGAAAARERTMSLFRKVELSDTERIFRSYPHQLSGGQKQRVMIAMAMSCDPVLLIADEPTTALDVTVQSRILALMKRLRAENNMSMLFITHDLGVVAEVADRIMVMYKGKIVEAGTTSQIFCSPEHPYTKGLLACRPPLSKKLYRLPVIADFMKEEANGDLATSSELPAISLADNIISAAATEERLALLQRQQPVLTVSNLSVTFPVKKFFFGRKHTFVRAVDDVSLQVYPGETLGLVGESGSGKTTLGKSILQLIRPDAGSVNYKGNELTKLSHAELQPIRRQLQIIFQDPYASLNPRLTVGQAIIEPMTVHRLYASDTERKEKAVELLKKVNMPEESFNRFPHQFSGGQRQRICIARALSLNPEFIVCDECVSSLDVSVQAQVLNLLMQLREEFQLSYIFISHDLAVVRFMSDRIIVMNNGRIAESGTADAIYHHPASEYTKKLISAVPAGIVSTKA from the coding sequence ATGGGGCTGAACGCTTATTTTTATCCCAACGATAATACTTTGCGAAGCGGACCTGTCTTACAAGTAAACCATCTTACCACCTGCTTCACGGCAGGCGGCACGGCACTTACTGCTGTTGATGATATCAGCTTTGATATCTGCCAGGGCGAGACGGTTGGCATGGTGGGTGAATCAGGTTCCGGTAAATCGGCCACTGCATTGTCATTGATGCGGCTGCTGCCTGTTGCCGGAGAAATCCGCGCAGGCACGGTTTGCTTTAACCGGCCAGGGTTATCAGCCGTAAACCTGCACTCGCTCTCCGGCAATGAGATGCGCAGATACAGGGGCAGGGATATCGCTATGGTATTCCAGGAGCCGATGACTTCGCTCAATCCTGTTTTTACCTGTGGTGCTCAGGTAATGGAAGCCATCAGGCTGCATCTCAAATCAGGTGCAGCAGCAGCCAGGGAACGAACCATGTCACTCTTCAGGAAGGTAGAACTGAGCGATACCGAAAGAATTTTCCGGTCGTATCCGCATCAGTTATCGGGTGGACAGAAGCAGCGTGTGATGATTGCGATGGCCATGAGTTGTGATCCGGTGCTGCTGATTGCCGATGAGCCTACCACAGCACTGGATGTTACTGTACAGTCGCGCATACTTGCGCTGATGAAGCGGTTGCGCGCTGAAAACAACATGAGCATGCTCTTCATCACCCACGATCTTGGAGTGGTTGCTGAGGTGGCAGACCGGATTATGGTGATGTATAAAGGAAAGATAGTTGAGGCGGGAACAACATCACAAATTTTCTGTTCGCCGGAACATCCGTATACCAAAGGGTTGCTTGCCTGCCGGCCACCGCTAAGCAAGAAATTGTACCGCTTGCCCGTGATTGCCGATTTTATGAAGGAAGAGGCAAATGGTGACCTCGCAACTTCATCAGAGCTGCCTGCCATAAGTTTGGCGGATAACATCATATCCGCCGCTGCCACGGAAGAACGGCTTGCGCTGCTGCAACGGCAACAGCCTGTATTGACCGTGAGCAACCTGTCAGTAACATTTCCTGTTAAGAAATTTTTTTTTGGACGAAAGCACACTTTCGTCAGGGCAGTTGATGATGTTTCACTGCAGGTATATCCCGGCGAAACGCTCGGCTTGGTTGGTGAGTCAGGCAGTGGTAAAACAACACTGGGGAAAAGTATACTGCAACTGATCAGGCCTGATGCCGGCAGTGTGAACTATAAAGGCAATGAACTGACAAAGCTTTCACATGCCGAACTGCAACCAATCCGCAGGCAGCTGCAAATCATCTTCCAGGATCCGTATGCATCGCTCAACCCAAGGTTAACAGTCGGGCAGGCTATCATTGAGCCAATGACGGTACACCGGCTTTATGCCAGTGATACGGAGCGGAAAGAAAAAGCAGTTGAGCTGTTGAAAAAAGTGAATATGCCGGAGGAATCCTTTAACCGTTTTCCGCACCAGTTTTCAGGAGGGCAGCGTCAGCGTATCTGCATTGCGCGTGCATTATCGTTAAACCCTGAGTTCATAGTTTGCGATGAATGTGTATCCTCGCTTGATGTTTCTGTTCAGGCGCAGGTCTTGAACCTGCTCATGCAACTGCGCGAAGAGTTTCAGCTGAGTTACATCTTCATTTCACATGATCTTGCTGTAGTCCGTTTTATGAGCGACCGCATTATCGTGATGAACAATGGCAGGATAGCAGAATCAGGAACTGCCGATGCCATCTATCATCATCCTGCTTCCGAATACACAAAAAAACTGATCAGTGCTGTTCCCGCCGGTATCGTTAGCACGAAAGCGTGA
- a CDS encoding response regulator transcription factor, whose protein sequence is MEKKAKILLAEDDPNFGAVLRDYLELNNYDVTLGSNGLMALQLVQKKDFDLCVLDVMMPELDGFSLAREIRKQMPALPFIFLTAKTLKADVVEGYRIGADDYITKPFDSEVLLYKIRAILKRGREIPEKVELPSEFVIGDFSFNYRLRALSIKKQEWKLSPKEAELLRLLAANMNDIVPRQEALRLIWGEDNFFTGRSMDVFIVKLRKYLKDDPKVEIVNIHGNGYRLIDGNRRA, encoded by the coding sequence ATGGAAAAGAAAGCAAAGATTTTACTGGCAGAAGATGATCCGAATTTCGGTGCAGTACTGCGTGATTACCTCGAGCTGAATAATTATGATGTCACTTTAGGCAGCAATGGATTAATGGCCCTGCAGCTGGTACAGAAAAAAGACTTTGATTTATGTGTGCTGGATGTGATGATGCCGGAGCTCGATGGTTTTTCGCTTGCGCGTGAAATCAGGAAGCAAATGCCGGCCCTTCCATTCATCTTTTTAACTGCCAAAACACTGAAGGCTGATGTGGTGGAGGGTTACAGGATTGGGGCAGATGATTATATCACCAAGCCATTCGACTCTGAAGTATTGCTTTATAAAATCAGGGCAATCTTGAAACGTGGGCGGGAAATTCCGGAAAAGGTAGAGCTGCCCAGTGAATTTGTCATAGGTGACTTCTCGTTTAACTACAGGCTGCGCGCACTCAGCATTAAGAAGCAGGAATGGAAACTGTCGCCGAAGGAAGCCGAGTTGCTTCGCCTGCTGGCCGCGAACATGAACGACATCGTACCGCGGCAGGAAGCGCTGAGGCTGATATGGGGCGAGGATAACTTTTTTACCGGCCGCAGTATGGACGTGTTTATTGTAAAGCTCCGTAAATACCTGAAGGATGATCCGAAGGTGGAGATCGTGAATATTCACGGCAACGGATATCGCCTTATTGATGGCAACCGGCGTGCATAG